In Haloplanus rubicundus, one DNA window encodes the following:
- a CDS encoding XdhC family protein, with the protein MSDGSTHPWSVTTGDLRRRMRRELDRDADGVVVTVADVDGAAYRRPGAKMLVDADGAPVGAVTAGCLEDPITESSMDVLDAGTPRRETFDLTEDDDDTWGLGLGCNGVVDVLLEPLDRSWGAPLDELGTGTPVTVLTVTDSTTSEVPVGARSYVVDGGRPRGVADRDPVPTGVVDGADATVSAVHGREKATTVDVEHERGTVSLLVEGLEPVRKLLLVGSQPDVHPVGRVGSNAGFEVTVHSTRGARGPEDFPSAERVETGRPSTVAGSVAVPEYTYAVVMTHNLVDDRLAVETLLSETAVPYVGVMGPRERFERLRAESDTITDEALDRVATPVGLDLGGGEPAEIALSVVSEALAVSNDREGARLKRREGPIHARLETQ; encoded by the coding sequence ATGAGCGACGGAAGCACTCATCCGTGGAGCGTCACGACCGGTGATCTGCGGCGACGGATGCGACGGGAGTTGGACCGCGACGCCGACGGCGTCGTCGTGACCGTGGCGGACGTCGACGGGGCCGCGTACCGCCGACCCGGGGCGAAGATGCTCGTCGACGCCGACGGCGCGCCCGTCGGTGCGGTCACCGCCGGGTGTCTCGAGGATCCGATCACCGAATCGTCGATGGACGTGCTCGATGCGGGGACGCCGCGGCGGGAGACGTTCGACCTGACGGAAGACGACGACGACACCTGGGGCCTCGGCCTCGGCTGTAACGGCGTCGTCGACGTCCTGCTCGAACCGCTCGACCGGAGCTGGGGCGCTCCGCTCGACGAACTCGGCACCGGGACGCCGGTGACGGTGCTGACGGTGACCGACTCGACGACATCCGAGGTGCCGGTGGGCGCCCGATCCTACGTGGTCGACGGCGGGCGGCCCCGCGGGGTGGCGGACCGCGACCCCGTGCCGACGGGCGTCGTCGACGGTGCGGACGCGACCGTCTCGGCGGTACACGGCCGTGAGAAGGCGACGACGGTCGACGTCGAGCACGAACGAGGGACGGTGTCGCTGCTCGTCGAGGGGCTCGAACCCGTCCGGAAACTGCTGTTGGTCGGCAGTCAGCCGGACGTCCACCCGGTCGGCCGCGTCGGCTCGAACGCGGGGTTCGAGGTGACCGTCCACTCGACCCGCGGCGCGCGCGGCCCCGAGGACTTCCCGAGCGCGGAGCGGGTCGAGACCGGTCGGCCGTCGACGGTCGCCGGGAGCGTCGCGGTTCCCGAATACACGTACGCGGTCGTCATGACGCACAACCTCGTCGACGACCGCCTCGCCGTCGAGACGCTCCTGTCCGAGACGGCGGTTCCGTACGTCGGCGTGATGGGACCGCGCGAGCGGTTCGAACGGCTTCGGGCCGAGAGCGATACGATCACGGACGAAGCCCTCGACCGCGTCGCGACGCCGGTCGGTCTCGACCTGGGCGGCGGGGAGCCGGCGGAAATCGCGCTCAGTGTCGTGAGCGAGGCCCTCGCCGTGAGCAACGACCGCGAGGGGGCGCGGTTGAAACGGAGGGAAGGGCCGATCCACGCGCGCCTCGAAACCCAGTAG
- a CDS encoding uracil-xanthine permease family protein codes for MPDSPDEGIDLAYGLEEKPPLTKSFLLALQHVSVMIVPSTAVAFIVAGAAGVSAADTTFLVQMVILFAGVATVVQAYTVGPVGAKLPIVMGTSFAFVGAMSSIGANSGLDVVFGSIVAAAVVVPFLLGWQFKRLQSFFPPLVTGLIVVIIGLYLVPVGIQYAAGGVGAENFGSMQNLGLAGLVLSIAVLFNLLLRGVWRMLSVIIGISVGYVVAIAFGVVDFSPFYEAAWIAVPTPGRFGFSFEVIPLLTFAFLFLVSGMETIGDMSGITAAEGRNPTEDEFRGGIFADGFISALGAVFGSFPQTSFSQNVGIINFTGVMSRHIVGIGGGILIVLGLVPKIGAIVTTIPSAVFGGAVLIMVGMVAASGMRLLFLNIEMNRRNMVIIATSLGLGLGVATVPNALSGLPTGAQTFFGEPVIVTGLVALGLNTFVPGESSPLFDRTEEVPPISEPVDDD; via the coding sequence ATGCCTGACAGCCCAGACGAGGGAATAGATCTCGCCTACGGTCTGGAAGAGAAGCCACCGTTGACGAAATCGTTCCTGCTCGCACTCCAACACGTATCGGTTATGATCGTCCCCTCGACGGCCGTCGCGTTCATCGTCGCGGGGGCAGCGGGGGTAAGCGCCGCGGATACGACGTTCCTGGTCCAGATGGTGATCCTCTTCGCGGGGGTGGCGACCGTCGTCCAGGCCTACACCGTCGGCCCGGTCGGCGCGAAGCTCCCGATCGTGATGGGGACGAGTTTCGCCTTCGTCGGCGCGATGTCCTCCATCGGCGCGAACTCGGGCCTCGACGTCGTGTTCGGCTCCATCGTGGCCGCGGCGGTCGTCGTCCCGTTCCTGCTGGGCTGGCAGTTCAAGCGGCTCCAGTCCTTCTTCCCACCGCTCGTCACGGGACTCATCGTCGTCATCATCGGCCTGTATCTCGTCCCGGTCGGCATCCAGTACGCCGCCGGCGGCGTCGGCGCCGAGAACTTCGGCTCGATGCAGAACCTCGGGCTCGCGGGACTGGTCCTCTCCATCGCCGTCCTGTTCAACCTGCTCCTGCGCGGCGTCTGGCGGATGTTGAGCGTCATCATCGGCATCAGCGTCGGCTACGTCGTCGCCATCGCGTTCGGCGTCGTCGACTTCAGCCCCTTCTACGAAGCGGCGTGGATCGCGGTGCCCACCCCCGGCCGGTTCGGGTTCAGCTTCGAGGTGATCCCGCTGCTCACGTTCGCCTTCCTCTTTCTGGTCTCGGGGATGGAGACCATCGGCGACATGTCCGGCATCACCGCCGCCGAGGGTCGTAACCCGACCGAGGATGAGTTCCGCGGCGGCATCTTCGCCGACGGGTTCATCAGCGCCCTCGGCGCCGTCTTCGGCTCGTTCCCCCAGACCTCGTTCTCCCAGAACGTCGGCATCATCAACTTCACGGGCGTCATGAGCCGACACATCGTCGGCATCGGCGGCGGCATCCTGATCGTGCTCGGACTGGTGCCGAAGATCGGTGCCATCGTGACGACGATTCCCTCCGCCGTCTTCGGCGGCGCCGTGCTCATCATGGTCGGGATGGTGGCCGCCAGCGGGATGCGGCTCCTCTTCCTGAACATCGAGATGAACCGTCGGAACATGGTCATCATCGCCACGTCGCTCGGTCTCGGACTCGGCGTCGCGACGGTGCCGAACGCGCTCTCGGGGCTGCCGACCGGCGCCCAGACGTTCTTCGGCGAGCCGGTCATCGTCACCGGTCTGGTGGCGCTCGGGCTGAACACGTTCGTCCCCGGCGAGTCCAGCCCGCTGTTCGACCGGACTGAGGAGGTCCCGCCCATCTCCGAACCGGTCGACGACGACTGA
- a CDS encoding 5'-deoxyadenosine deaminase — MLLTGTVVADSETVIADGAVVVSGSRIEAVGERSTVAPQYADHEHQSYDVLLPGLVGGHIHSVQSLGRGIADDTELLDWLFDYILPMEASLSAEEMAIAAKLGYLEMIESGTTTCVDHLSVAHADEAFEAAGEIGIRGVLGKVLMDQRSPDDLLEDTQAALDESERLIQQYHGSFDDRIRYAVTPRFAVSCSEECLRGARELADAYDGVRIHTHASENRSEIETVEADTGMRNIHWLDEVGLTGEDVVLAHCVWTDESEREVLAETGTHVTHCPSSNMKLASGVAPVWDYLDRGINVALGNDGPPCNNTLDAFTEMRQASLLGKVDRLDPTATPASDIFEMATINGARAAGFDELGAIREGWRADIVGLSTDLTRATPLHDVLSHLVFAAHGDDVRFTMVDGTVLQEGGEVTAIDAEAVRREASEVGLGMDLEDARRSARQHKP; from the coding sequence ATGTTACTGACCGGAACCGTAGTCGCGGACTCGGAGACGGTGATCGCCGACGGGGCGGTCGTCGTCTCGGGATCGCGGATCGAGGCGGTGGGCGAGCGGTCGACGGTCGCCCCACAGTACGCCGACCACGAGCACCAGTCCTACGACGTGCTGTTGCCGGGGCTGGTCGGCGGGCACATCCACTCCGTCCAGAGCCTCGGGCGCGGCATCGCCGACGACACCGAACTGCTGGACTGGCTGTTCGACTACATCCTCCCCATGGAGGCCTCGCTCTCCGCCGAGGAGATGGCGATTGCGGCGAAGCTGGGCTACCTGGAGATGATCGAGAGCGGGACGACGACCTGTGTCGATCACCTCTCGGTCGCCCACGCCGACGAGGCGTTCGAGGCCGCGGGCGAAATCGGCATTCGCGGCGTCCTCGGCAAGGTCCTGATGGACCAGCGGTCGCCCGACGACCTGCTCGAAGACACCCAGGCGGCCCTCGACGAGTCCGAACGGCTCATCCAGCAGTACCACGGCTCGTTCGACGACCGCATCCGCTACGCCGTGACGCCGCGCTTTGCCGTCTCCTGCTCCGAGGAGTGCCTCCGCGGCGCGCGCGAGCTGGCGGACGCGTACGACGGCGTCCGCATCCACACCCACGCCAGCGAGAATCGGAGCGAAATCGAGACGGTGGAGGCGGACACCGGGATGCGTAACATCCACTGGCTCGACGAGGTCGGTCTCACCGGCGAGGATGTGGTGCTGGCACACTGCGTCTGGACCGACGAGAGCGAGCGCGAGGTGCTCGCCGAGACGGGCACGCACGTCACGCACTGCCCGTCCTCGAACATGAAACTCGCGAGCGGCGTCGCGCCGGTCTGGGACTACCTCGACCGCGGCATCAACGTCGCCCTCGGCAACGACGGCCCGCCGTGTAACAACACGCTCGACGCGTTCACGGAGATGCGCCAGGCCAGCCTCCTGGGGAAGGTCGATCGACTGGACCCGACGGCGACGCCGGCGAGCGACATCTTCGAGATGGCGACGATCAACGGCGCGCGGGCCGCCGGCTTCGACGAACTCGGCGCGATTCGGGAGGGCTGGCGCGCCGACATCGTGGGGCTCAGCACGGACCTCACGCGTGCGACCCCGCTCCACGACGTGCTCTCGCACCTGGTCTTCGCCGCCCACGGCGACGACGTGCGCTTTACGATGGTCGACGGCACCGTCCTGCAGGAGGGCGGCGAGGTGACCGCCATCGACGCCGAGGCGGTCCGCCGGGAGGCGTCGGAAGTCGGCCTCGGCATGGATCTGGAGGAC